From Candidatus Methanoplasma cognatum, one genomic window encodes:
- a CDS encoding GtrA family protein gives MGLTADLFGKHREGLLYLICGAGTVFVSWGTYALFVWLGIDINISNVLSWVCGVSFAFVLNKWVVFLSRSVERSVLAKEISSFFFLRIVTGVVAIVAFPILYNLGMNQSLFDIDGLVAKITVSMIEILLNYFASKFVVFRKNKENA, from the coding sequence ATGGGCCTCACCGCAGACCTTTTTGGAAAACACAGGGAAGGATTGCTCTATCTTATCTGCGGAGCCGGCACTGTGTTTGTAAGCTGGGGAACATATGCCCTTTTTGTCTGGCTCGGCATTGATATCAACATCAGCAACGTCCTCTCGTGGGTCTGCGGCGTGTCCTTCGCCTTCGTTCTGAACAAATGGGTCGTCTTCCTGAGCCGTTCCGTCGAAAGATCTGTGCTCGCTAAAGAGATCAGTTCCTTCTTCTTCCTGCGGATAGTGACGGGGGTGGTCGCGATTGTGGCGTTCCCGATACTGTACAACCTTGGTATGAACCAGTCGCTCTTCGATATCGACGGCCTGGTCGCGAAGATCACCGTCAGCATGATAGAGATCCTTCTGAATTATTTCGCAAGCAAGTTCGTGGTGTTCAGAAAAAATAAAGAAAATGCCTGA